The sequence below is a genomic window from Fuerstiella sp..
TGATGGCTCCGCAATTCTCAGTTTCACAGGATTCAACATGACACTGAACGAACTTCAGGAACTCATTGATCGCATGTACTCCCGAAAAGACGAGGCCCGCGGAGTTGAAGGCACCTTCATGTGGCTGATGGAAGAGATTGGTGAACTGGCTGCGGCGCTGAGAGAATCGCCAAAAGAAGAAGTCGCCAAAGAGTTCGCGGATGTTCTGGCATGGCTGGCAACAATCGCCAACGTGGCCGGCATCAATCTGTCTGAAGCCGTTGAGCTGAAGTATGGGAGCGGATGTCCAGGCTGTGGTCTGATGGTGTGCGAATGTTGCGACCAGGAAAAGCCTTAGAAGTCTGTGACACATACAGGAACGGAAAACACGGCAATCAGCAACATTCGTACATGCCGCCCCGGTGTCCATTCCTTAACAGGGAACCTGTCCGGGCCAGATCGCCACAAACGAAAACCGCAGTCCGATTACGGCAGAATCACATTGTGACTGTTGGCCGCAAATGCGCCCTGCGGCAGCCCACTGACTTCGTCATCAAAATGTCACTCGATATGATCTCATGCTCATCCTCAACAGATGTCATGAACACGGAATGAACATGGCCAGACGAACGACTGCAACAAACAAAGACGTCACCGAAAAACGCCGGGCGCAAGTACGCAAAGTTATTCGCCGACTGAAGAAAGAATTTCCGGAAGCAGAATGCGCTCTACAGCATGAATCAGCATTTCAGCTGCTGGTGGCCACGATTCTGTCGGCGCAGTGCACCGACGTACGAGTCAACATGGCGACACCGGAGCTGTTTCGAAAGTATCCGGATGCGGTTCGCCTGGCCCGGGCTTCTCAGCCCGCTGTTGAAAAAATCGTAAAACCACTGGGGTTCTTTCGTAACAAGGCAGGAAATATCCGATTAATGGCCAAATCGCTGGTAGACAACTTCGGCGGGAATGTCCCGCAGGATATTGAGGATCTGGTTGCCCTGCCCGGCGTCGGACGTAAGACAGCCAGTGTTGTTTTGGGAACCTGGTACGGAATTCCGTCGGGTGTGGTGGTGGACACACACGTCAAACGTATTTCCGCTCTTCTGGGACTGACCAAGTCAAACAATCCCGACATCATCGAACGAAATCTGATGGAAGTGATTCCAAAGAAAGAATGGATTGAATATTCGCACCGCATCATTCTTCATGGTCGAAAGACGTGTATCGCCCGTCGACCTCGCTGCAGCGAATGCGTTCTGCTGTCTGTGTGTCCGCGAGTCGGTCTGTCCGAAGATCTCTGATCAGGATTAACCTGCGGAAACTGCTGTTCCGGCGAACGTACGGTCTCCGGAAGCTTATCGTATTCAACGTTCACCTTGCCCCGAATCTTCGGGCGTCGGTAAACTCCCGGGGGGGAAACGCCCAGATCAACAGACCAAGAGAATCGTGGCCGACAACAGGTGCTGCAGTGTTCGTTCGACATATGGTGATACTGATCCTGTTTTGTGCTGGTCTGACGGCAGGCCACGCGCAGTCGGCGTCCGGATCAGACCGGCGGCACCGAAACATTCTGGAGAAGCGATCAACTGTCTTCGAGAACCTGCAGTTCGAGCTGCATCAGCTCAGGGACAAGTGTCATGAGAATGGTCTGATTCAGGCAGAAACGGAACTCACTCAACTGCTGCAGGAACTCACCCCGGACGCTCTCGAATCGCGTGCGCCTCAGGCGGTGTCCGCGCCGGTGAGTTTGGCGGTTCCGGAAACAGAACGACAGTGGCGACAACAAACGCTGAACTTGCGGAAAGGACGAGCCAAAGAGCTTTATACCCTGGCGCGCAAGTCACTGCGGGCCGGTCTGCCGTCAATCGCCTATATGCTCATTCACGACGTGCTGCGGCTCGACCCGGATCATGTCAACGCACGAGCCATATTCGGCCAGCAGAAATTCATTGACCCTTTTTACACAGACGACGACTTCTATGCGGGAGAGTGGGTCTCTGTCTGGGAAGCAAAGATGCGAGGTGGCCGGACGCCTCATATTCCGGACGATCGATTCGGCTGGATTCCCCGGGAACACCTGCGGCGTTACGAAGAGGGCATGCGTCCGTGGAAAGGCAGCTGGCATTCAAAACAGAAGGACGAACTGATCCGCAGTGACTTCCGCAATGCATGGGAAATTGAATCCGAGCACTTTCATGTGCGTACCAATGTCAGCCTCGAAGAAGGAGTGCTTTTGTCACGGCGACTGGAAACTTTCCATGAATGGCTGCGACAGAACTTTGCAGCATTCTTCGACACACCCGCAGATCTGCGGTCCCGATTCGAAAAAGCCCACGTTCGCCGACGCAGAAATGCAGCATCGGGAAAACCGATGGAAGTCTGGTACTACCGGTCCAAAGATGAATACCGCCGAATGGTACGCAACAAAATCCCCCCAGAAATCGAAACTAACGGATTGTACTGGCAGCCGGACAGTCGTTGTTATTTCTTTAAAAACACTGAACACGATCGTCTGGACACGCTGTTCCACGAAGCTACACATCAGATTCTTGACATTCCCACCCGGAAAGCCCGTCTCACCGCAGCACGATCACTTGCGTCAAAAACCCGGCGACGCCGTCAGGAGTGGGTTCTGGGAGGTCGGTCGGGGTTCTGGCTCATTGAGGGACTCGCCTGCTATTTTGAATCGTTTGAAGTCACTGATGAAGGTACGGTTTCTGTCGGGAGACCGGATCACATTCGAGTGTTCGCGGCGCAGCACCGACTGCTTCGGGACAATTTTTATGTACCACTGGATACGTTTTGCCGTTTGGGCAAGGACCAGTTTCAGCAACATCGGAATGTCCCGCAGTTGTACTCACAGGCGTCCGGAGTCACACATTTCCTCATGCACTACGACGACGGTCGGTACCGCGACGACCTCGTTCGCCTCCTGGCTGGGCTGTATCGACCGGACGCGCGAAATCCGCTGAAGCAGGCCAACCTGTCTCAAATCACGGGAGTCACGTTCAGCAGACTGGATCAGTTGTACCGGGACCACCTACATAATCTGGCCCGACAGCTATCTAAAACTGCAAACAGGCCTAATGGAAACAGTTCCGCCGCACAGGGACATTCACCGTGATCAGTCGCGGATCAGCAAACGGACTGTTTGCCGAACATGACTCAACCGACACAGTACAGTTCCCACAGTGTACATCGATCTCGGGGAAGACGACAGAACACAATCCGCATGATCACTCCCCGTCATACGTCCATCAATCGTTCGGTGGAGTCACCAAACCGATCCAGATGGATGCCGTATCTGTCGAGCATCGAAAGGTAGAGATTACACATCTGTCTGTCCGGCCTGCCCAGATAATCAAGAACCCGACCGCCCTGAAGCTGCCCGCCGGCGCCCCCCAGCAGCACGACAGGCAGTTGCGTGGCATCATGACCTCCGGTCATCATGCTGGAACAGTACATCAACATGGAATTGTCCAGCGCGGTACGCTCACCTTCCTGAATGGCATCCAGCCTTTCTGCGATATAGCCAAACTGTTCCAGCATGAACTGATTGACTTTCAGCCATTTAGCATTGTTACGATGCGAGAGTTCATGGTGTCCGATTTCGACCCCCAGGTGCGGAAACTGAAGAGCACTGTGATCGTTGTTAAGTTTCAGTGTACAAACGCGAGTCGTGTCGGTTTGAAACGCCAGGACCAGAATGTCACACATCAGGCGCATGTGCTCCACAATTGTCTGTGGAATTCCTTCCGGAGGTCTCGGCATGTTGGGTTTATCGAGCGTCGGCCGCCACCCCTGCAACTCACCTCTGCGACCGGCCTGTTCAATACGCTTTTCCACTTCACGCACTGAGTTAAGGTACTCGTCGAGTTTACGCCGGTCGATGGAACTGATTTGCTGACGAAACCCTTTCGCTTCGGTGAGTACCGCATCGAGCACGCTCCTTTGCCCGCGCTGCACCTCATCCTTGAACAACTGATCGAATGCGAGTGCCGGATAGATTTCCAGAGGAGTCGGAGCGGTTGGAGAGCTCCAGGAAATATGAGAGCTGTAGATCATTGAATAGTCTTTGTGGATCCCCGGATTTGATCTTTCGCATCCAAGAACCAGACTTGGCACCTTAGTTGAGTGTCCGTAACGCTGAGCAATCAGCTGATCGAAGCTGGTGCCCGAACGAATCTCCCCGCCCGACGAAAGCGGTGCCCCGGAAAGCAGATTGCCGGTTTGTGAACTGTGAATCCCCCCTTTCAGGGCTTCGGCATTGTACAGTCCCCGAATGAACAGCAGCTTTTCTCGAAAACCGTTCAGTGGTGTGAGTACCTGGCCAAGCTCCATCTGAGTTCCCTGGCCACTGGCTGTCCACTCATTCTTCGTAAACCCGTTGCCGGAAAACAGCACACCCAGACGAATCGGTGCCTGACTGGCGGAACCGGTGGCTTCGTCTCCCCACACCGAACGTGATTCCATCCACGGCAACGCCATGCTGACACCCGTTCCGCGCAGAAACGTTCGACGAGAGAAGCGATGTACCATGGGAATTACTCCAGTTGGCAACCCAGATTTGTGTGTGACAGGCCGGGCAAAGCCTGACCACATTCGGCTATCGATTATACGACATACCCCGAATTCTGCGAAATTGATCACTCAAAACGATCGTTTTCACAGCGACGGAGACTCGATAGTCGTTTTTCCGGAGCTTCCGCTGCATTTTTTCAAGTAACGGCTCGTCAGAAAGCTGCACTTCCCGACCGAGCGCATAGCCCAGAAACTTTCGACAGAACTGATAAACAAACGTGTTGCGACGCCGGTTAAGCAGATAATCCCGTAGTCCGGAAAGCCCCTGGATTGAAGTCCCGTCAGGCAGAGTGGTCCGGACATCGATCAATGCGTCAGTACCGCGTCGCCGACCGACGGTATCGAATTTCTCCAGGGCAAATCCGAACGGGTCGATACGAACATGACACTTGGCGCAGGCCGGATCACTACTGTGCTGCTCAATCAACTGACGCTCGGTCAAACCCTCCGGAACAGTCGCAGCAAGCTGCGGAACATTCTTTGGCGGACGTGGCAGTTTCTCACCGAGCAACACTTCACTGACCCAATTGCCGCGCAGAATCGGACTGGTGCGTGCCGCACCCGAATGCTTCGCGAGTGTCACTGCCATCCCCAGAATTCCGCCACGTCCGTACTTGTGCATCCCATCGACACGGCGCCACGCCGAACCTTCAACTTGCGGAATCCCGTAGAACCGGGCCAGCCGTTCGTTCACAAAAGTGTGATCTGCTTCGAGCAGACTTAACAGCGAACCGTCGTTTCGGAACAAATCGGTAAAAAACAGAATCGATTCTTCATGCAGATCCCCGCGAATATCGAGAAATTCGGGAAAATATTTCTCGCTTTTTCTGCCGAGCGATCCAAATTGATAGGTATCCATCCACTGACAGGCAAACTCCGTCGCCAGCCCCCTTACACGAGCATCCGAAAGCATGCGAGTCGTCTGCCGCAGCAATTCAGCGTGGGTCTTGCCGGAAGCTGAAGATGTGTCTGTATTACCCGGAGTATCGATAGTTTGAGGACTCCGGACTAGCTGTCCTTTTCTCGCCGCTTCCCGCAACTTCATATCGGGCATCGACGACCACAGGAAATAGCTGAGTCGGTTGGCGAGTTCCCATTCTGAGACTTCAGTGGTCCCTGAGCCCGCCGGTACGTTTTCGAACCGGTACAAAAACGGGGACGCAACGAACACCCGGGCCAGTGTCAGCCGAAACGCTTCGTCATGTGAAAGGTCCTGCCGGCGCAGCTGATGATACAGTTCACGCAGTCTGTCGACTTCCACGTCTGTCAACGGACGACGCCATGCGCGGCCGGCAAAGTCGATGAGCGCATCAATCTGGACTGACTCGTGACGGACCAGTGTCTGCCGGAACTCAGCAGCGCGTTTCACTAACGGCGCATGCATTGGTTTAAACAAATTGTATCGGGCCTTAAAGTCCGGAGCCTCGTTCCCGGCCAGCACTTCAAGAACCAATTCCATCGCATCCAGTCGCATCAGCGGACTGTGGCTGACATAGAGCAGTTCTTCCCACAGTCGATCAAGCCGGGCAATCTGTTCCTCATCGAGCATCAGCCGTACAAGGTGATTATCTTCGCGGTGAAACAGTGTCATCGTGAGAATTTCATCCACGGGCACAATCTGGGTATAACAAAGTGCTGCCGGGAACACGCTGCGGTAGTCGTCCATGGCTGTTTCAATCCGCCGACGGGCAGTACTGTTATCACTGACAAGAATTGCTCCGCTGAAGGAAACATTCCGGTCACGCCCTGCGACCAGAACACCCGTCTTTGTGAACTCTGTGTCAACTTCGCAGGTCACCAGTCCGGACCTGATTGATGGTGCATCTCCGACGGAATGCCTGAAAGGCAAAACCTGTACAGATCCTTCAAGTCCCGTTTCCTGCTCCAGTACGGCCGTCGTGACAAATTCGCGGCCGGTTGCCAACTCAACCGGAAGACGAAACCTGACCACCGACGGTGCCTGAACACAGATAGAGGCAGTATCGATCGCCCTTCCGTCGGGATGGCTGCCGAACATCCCGGGGTCGAGACCGGTCTGGGTCAGAGACTTCAGATAGATATCTGCCTGCCCTTGGACGACAAGTCTCGGCTGCTGAAATACAACGAAGTCGTGGTCATTCCCGTCTCCTGCATCGGTGACCACCAGTGAGATCACCAATTCTTCTTCATCCGGATTCGCAGGGTTCGACGTTTCCGATATCTCAAACGACAGACGTATATTCTGCTGTGTGACCAATGGATTGACAGGTTGCATCCATCGTGCCGGAGCCCCCTTCTTTCCATACAGCCCAACCGGACCAAACGTCCACAGTCCCTCCTGCCAACCGACGATCTCAGCGACAAGTGCTTCGGCATCCTCGGTCCCTGAACCACGCCAGTGAGAACGAAGTTTGTCCAGAATGAGTGAGGACTTCGATTCTGTCAGACTCGACCAGAGCGTGTTGAGATACCTGGCATTCAGACCGCGCCGTCCGGCGACCGTTGCGATACTCCGCTTCCCTGTCGTGATTGCTGTCCGCTCATCAAGCGTCGCCGCAAGATATTTCTCGAGTGGCGGGCTCCCCGCCTGTCCAAGACTGAAACGAAGATTACTCTGGAAGTCCCCAAGTTTCTCCGCGGAAACGAATTGGCTGTAAAACTCCCGAATCTGTGTCAGAATTTCGTTCCTCCAGTCGTCCCGACTTGAATGACGGGAGAACCGAAATCCGTCCGGGAGCAGCACGGCATGTGCAGCGATTTCTGTGCCGGCATCAAAATACTTCTGGAGCATCGCTGGGGACATCACCATCGCGATTCCCGTATTGGTAAACCCTTCGCCCGCCGCACTGTTGGTCGGAAAATCTCGGGCGGGATTTAAGTCGACGCCCGTCAGATCAAGAGTCGTGTACCTGTATTCCGCGTTCGTTAGCCGCCTCAGCACCACACGTCCCGGATCACCGGCACCGGCCCGTGCTTCGGTGCGAAGATAACCTTCAATCCAGCCTCGCAGCTTCATTTTTTCCTGAACGGAAGGCTGAGTGGAACCGTCGGGAGGCATCTCACCGTTATCGAGCATTTCCACAATCCGCAGCCACGTCTCGGGGGATCGCCGCACGTCCGTCAGCTTCCCGAACTGCTCCAGATCCAACTCCCCTTCGCGCTGTCTGGCAGAGTGACAGTCCAGACAGAATCGTTGCATCAGAGGGCGAACTTCACTTTGGTAGCGTTCAGCGAGCGACCTGAATGACAAACTCTCTTCGCCGGCGGCAAATGACGTTACCAGAAAAAGGCAAACCGCACTGTACCGCAGCACCATGTGGAAATGAGGTATGACTTTGCAGGGGAGACACATATTTACTTCCGGCAATCTGCAATGTATTTGTCGTGCACGTTTGCCTTACTCATTTATCGGGACCAAAAATGCTAACTGTCTGAATACACATGATCAACCGGTTTATCAGTTCCACACACTCAACATAGTAATTGAGTCAATCGCGAGTCGGTTCGGTGCCCGCTCGGTGAGTCCGGATACCTGTCCTCCTGCGACTTGCCGAAGATTCCTGTATAGACACTGAGGTCACAGCGAACAACGTGGGCAAAGAGACCAGCGATCTGTACGAATCGACAGGAAGACACAGAGGAACTCGTGAACCAAATGTTTTGGAATCGAGTTCAGTTTCTGAAACTTCAGTTTAAGCATAACGTTTGGACTCTTTCAGTCCGGACAAACTACTGACTGTCCGTTCCGCGAGAATCCTGCGTTTTCTGTGCAGTAATTCGGTCTTCGCTTTCCCGTTTCAAAGACCTGCTTCCGGCGTTCGCTGATCGGCCGCCCGGAAAAACAAAAGAGGTGTACAGGAGCTGATTCAGAAGTTGATGAGATTACGGTTGCTGAATTGAAAACCTGACCGGCATCCGTGAAAGACCGTGGGAAATTTCCCGTCGAGATGTGAGAATCCCCCCGGTCTCATCGTGTAAACTCAGAAAGACATAGAACTCCGCTCATCAGATTGATCATACTATCTGCTGCACCACGCTGATGTCTGTACCGTCTCGGCCGTTTCCCGTCAGCGATGATAAGGTGCTGCCAATATCCGAATGAAAAATCTGAAACACGGATTTCAGAAGAATCAGCAGCCGAGTGGTCTGTTGATGTTTGGGCGACATTCTGCCTGAGGTTCGAAAGCGATTCAATTTGATGTTTCCTCTGACTCAGGCTGCACGAATACCGGGTCGACCGGAGTATCTCTTATTGGCGTGTCTGATATTCCTGACACGGTCCGGTGTGACCTGTGGCAGTGATGTTCAGGTCAACGTAGGCATCAGCGATCACCAGCGCATGCAGCGAGGGAAATGGGGGCTGATGCAGGCAGCGTTTGCCAACTCATCAGACACCGACAGGGAAGTCCTGGTCGTTGTTGTTCCACCATCGAGCAGGGGACTGCAGTACGGTCGGCAGGTTGTGATTCCGGCAGGATGCCATCGTACCTGTCAGTGGCCCGTGTTAATGACGGATTCCGATGCACCAGTGTTTAATTTCGAGTATCTGGTGTTTGAAGACCCGGGTGGTTCAGGTGAAATTCAGCGAGTTTCCGACGAAGAAGTGGTCCGCAGTTTTACAGTGATCAATCCGGAATCCCGGAATGGGACCGCCGTCGGTTATCGCGGGCTGCTGACTTCTTTCAATGAAAGTCCGCGAGACCGTCACGGACTCGAGACCCTCGCAAATGTCCTGCGCAATGAAGCCGGTCAGGAAAGGATGGAACTCACCATCTCCGCGAAGGATCTGGACGGTTATCCCGAAGCTCTGGAAAGTCTCGATCAACTTCTGATCACATCACAGACTTTGCATGACTTTCCGGAGGCGTGTGACGCTGTTCGTGTGTGGGTTCAGCGCGGCGGTCGAATGTGGCTGTTTCTCGATCAAACCGGCATGAAGACTGCTCATGCACTGCTGGCGGACACGTTACCGCTGACACGAATTGATGAAACATCTACGAATGTTGTGAAGATGAAAATCAATAAGTCCGAGTCAAAACAACGATATCCGGAACGCGAACTCACTCGGGAATTTTCTGAGCCGGTCAGGCAGGTACGGGTCATTGCCGGCAGCGGTCGTACACTCTGGTCCGTCGGTGACTGGCCGGCCGTCATTGAAGTTCCGTTCGGAAACGGCACCGTCTTTGTGACCACCATTTCTCCCGAAGCATTTGTACAGATGGATGGCGACCAAAGGTCATTACCCTGTGCCCGTCAGATTGCGGATCGAATGTTTCGGGATTTGAAAAAGGATTCACCGGTCAGCGAACAGCGGCTGAGTTCGGCAGCAGCCGGATCGATCGGATATGAGGTTCCTTCTCGTGCATTCGCGGCCACCGTCATGCTGGGGTTTGTCGCGCTGCTGACTGTGGCCGGAACCGCAGCCATCTGGAAATCCCGACCGGCGTGGCTGTTGTGGGCAATCCCGCTTCTGGCACTGTTTTGTACTGTTCCGGCGGTCCGGGTTGGTGCTCGTTCGCGAAATGTCGCTCCGTCAACCGCAATTCAGCAGCTGTTCACATCTGTGGTTGAGGGCCAGACAACTCTGGCCGCCGACGGTGTCATGTCTGTCTATCATCCGACACCTTCTGCTGTTCATGCGAAGATGAAGGATTTCGCGCTGCTGGTACCGGAGCACACCAATTCTGAAAACTACTACCGACGTATGGTGTGGACAGATCGCGGCGAATCGGAATGGCGAAATCTGCGACAGGCCGTGGGCGTTCGCAATTACCACATCCGATCGATGAAACGACTGGATCAACCCCCCATGCTCAAAATGACGCTTGACCAGGACGGTCTTTCGGGACAGATTGATCATTCTGACGCCCTGAGTGCCTCTGACATGATCCTCGCCGGACTGTCGCCTGACCGAATGTCGGCTCACATGCAGGCCGACCGAAACTTTCGGGTGTCTCCCGGTAATGCACTCGCTGCCACCGAGTTTGTAACCGGGACCATCCTCACGGATACCCAGAAACGCCGTGCTTCGGTTTATAAGGATTTGTTTCGAACGGCGGACCGGACGACGTATCCGGATCGGCTGTCGCTGCTGTACTGGTCTGATCTTGTGAATCCTTCGATCAGACTGGGTGAAGAAGTAACGCGCCGGAACGGTTCTGTTCTGGTGGCCCTGCCGGTCGATCTTCAGCCACCGGCAGTCAACACAGATTTCACGATCCCGGCTGCGTTGCTGCCGTACCAAACAGTCTTTGACGATCAGGGAGGGTTAAGTCAGGCCTACAGCAACCCGCATCGGGAGTGGAGGCAAAGAGAAGTCGCCGGTGTTACGCTGCTTGAATTTAAAGTTCCGGAGGTCTGTCGGCCATTCCATGCAACAGGGGGTACGCTCGTCATTCGTCTGAATGCCGGTTCACGTTCGGTAATACTCAGCATGGGATCTCGTGATCATCCTGCACTCATCCGGACATTCAACAGTCCTGCCGGACTCTATCCACTGGCATTGTCACCGGATCACCTGAATTCAATTGTCAAAACCGGAAGCGTTTATCTTCGAATGGATGTCAGCGAAACGGACTCTTCTGATTCTTTTGAAAGTACACGGGACCGGGACGACTACTGGAAAGTTGATCGAATGATGCTGACTCTGAACGGCGTTCGAAAGGAATAATCCGTCCTGGCGGCCTCAGTCCGCCAGGCAACATTCACTTGAGAAGAAGTGAATTCCCCGGACAGCCCTGGACCGGATCTGCTGGAAGCTCAGGACCGAAATCCACGCAGAATGGCTCGTCGTTTTGCAGCACGCCCCCGGATAAATCACGGAAAGGAAAATTTAGTGAGTAGTGAACCGAATCCTGTTGTCAACATCCAAAACCTGACCAAACGGTTTGGTGATTTCGTGGCTGTTGATCAGTTGAACCTCTCGCTCGATAAAGGCGACATCCTTGGCTTCATCGGACATAACGGAGCAGGAAAGACCACAACGATTCGGGTCCTTGTCGGTCTCACTCGCCCCACTTCAGGGACGGCTCATATCGCCGGAGCCGACTGTGCCCGGGAAGCTCAGAAAGTGCGACGACTGGTGGGTTACATGCCCGACCGGTTCGCCTCGTACGACAACATGCGCGTCACCGAATATCTTGACTTCTTCGGTGCAGCGTTCGGAATTTCCACCAGACAGCGACGACTGCGGATTGCTGAAGTGCTGGAACTGACAAACGCCACATGGATGCAGGATCGGTATGTGGAAGACCTGAGTCACGGAATGCAGCAGCGTGTCGGAATCGCTCGCACCCTGCTGCACAACCCGGAGGTGCTGATCCTGGACGAGCCGGCAAACGGACTTGATCCGACGGCCCGGATCGAAATGCGGGAAATTCTGCTGAGACTGGCAGAAGAAGGCCGCACACTCATTGTCACCAGCCACATCCTGCCCGAGTTGGCAAGGATTTGTGATCGCGTGGCAATTCTGGCCGGCGGACAGCTGAAGGCATTTGGAACACTGCAGGAAGTCAGCCGCGAACTGTCGCCCCGACGTACAATGGAAATCGAACTCCTGGACGCCGGTCAGGTTCCGTCAGTAGCCGCACAGGTTCGATCTGCACTGGAGGATCGTGGTGAAGTCACGCCGTCCGAAACAGAAGCAGTCGTGAGGTTCCGAACCGCCGTATCGGATGATCAGTTGTCTCTCCTGCTGCAGCAACTCATCCGGAATGGCACACGAATTTCTCAGTTTCGTGAAGTGGCGGGAGATCTTGAGGACATCTTTATTAGTGTGACTCAGCAGGCCGGTGCATCTCAGGCCGGAGAATCGACGTGTGTGGAAACGACGGAGCAAAAGTCATGAAAGGCAGCGCTGTCATCATTCGTCGCGAGTTGCCGTCACTACTCCGCATGAATTACAGTCTGTGGCTGTTTGTTGCTGTCGCACTGACGGTTTCCGCGACCGTTCTGCTGAAATGGCCGTCAACATCCACAGCGGATCTGAGTGGCTCTCAGGCACGCGCCGTTTTTCGCGGTCTGGCGTATTCGATGGTCGTCGTTGTCGTGCTCGTCATCCCGGCCCTGCCGGCGACCGGACTGATTGGGGAAGTCCGGCGAGGAACCATGGAACTCCTGTTGAACTCACCGCTGCAAAGAACAGAGATTTACTTCGGGAAGCTGATTTCGCTGTTGGGATTTTCCTGTCTGCTGCTGATGGTCACAGTGCCGCCGATGGCCTGCTGTTATGCCATGGGAGCCCTTTCTTTCACCAGTGACGTGCTGGCGCTTTACGGATTAACGGGAGTACTCTGCGTGCAGCTGATTGTACTCGGACTCCTGGTTGGAACCATCGCCAGAACGTCCGAAGCCGGGCTGCGCTGGGTATACGGAACCACTTTCGGTCTGACGGTCGTTACGACTATCCCCCATTTGTTTCTCCAGGGTGGCAACAGCGTCTTCGCGGAAACAGCCGGTCACCTGCGAAAGCTCTCACCGGTCCCGGCTCTGATTCAGCTGGTGGGCGATACCGTCCCCGGAGGAACAGGGGCAATCGAATCAGAGAACCTCATTCTCTCATATATCGTCTCAGCGGTGCTGCTGAGCATTGCCGGCAGTCTTGTCTGTATTCAGCGAATGAATTTCTCTCTGATGGATCGTTCACGATCTCAGGGACTCATCACGGATGATCGTACCGATTCAGTTCGTGCCGCTCGGAAATTTTTGTTCCTGGTGGATCCACAGAAACGCAAGTCAGGAATCCCCTGGTATCTGAATCCATTGATGGT
It includes:
- a CDS encoding ABC transporter permease, with amino-acid sequence MKGSAVIIRRELPSLLRMNYSLWLFVAVALTVSATVLLKWPSTSTADLSGSQARAVFRGLAYSMVVVVVLVIPALPATGLIGEVRRGTMELLLNSPLQRTEIYFGKLISLLGFSCLLLMVTVPPMACCYAMGALSFTSDVLALYGLTGVLCVQLIVLGLLVGTIARTSEAGLRWVYGTTFGLTVVTTIPHLFLQGGNSVFAETAGHLRKLSPVPALIQLVGDTVPGGTGAIESENLILSYIVSAVLLSIAGSLVCIQRMNFSLMDRSRSQGLITDDRTDSVRAARKFLFLVDPQKRKSGIPWYLNPLMVKEFRSRQFGRLHWLMRMVAACVVLSLLLTLAATMGTLDWGVEKVGGIMIVAQAALVISLTPGLSCAMIAGEHEAGGWDMLRTTPLGAFRVLWGKLLSVSVTLLLVLCASLPGYGIIMVIKPVLQIQTTQVIISLGMTAMVAMLTSAVISSFCRSTAAATTVAYGLLILLYGGSMLVWINRDSPFSHAIVQGTLSVNAMAGALNAMETEGFQIYDGLLHTTWMVSGIICGLLILVLYVRMWRLWEPD